Proteins co-encoded in one Ornithorhynchus anatinus isolate Pmale09 chromosome 14, mOrnAna1.pri.v4, whole genome shotgun sequence genomic window:
- the TOMM22 gene encoding mitochondrial import receptor subunit TOM22 homolog isoform X2, translating to MAAVVTAGSPLSPDEPVPKGGAEKAEEELEDDDDEEDDDDDELDETIAERLWGLTEMFPERVRTAAGATFDLSLSVAQKMYRFSRAALWIGTTSFMILVLPVVFETEKLQMEQQQQLQQRQILLGPNTGLSGGVPGALPPLTGKI from the exons atggccgCCGTCGTCACCGCCGGGTCCCCGCTGTCCCCGGACGAGCCGGTCCCCAAGGGCGGCGCCGAGAAGgccgaggaggagctggaggacgacgacgacgaggaggacgacgacgacgacg AGTTAGATGAAACCATCGCAGAGAGGCTGTGGGGCCTGACCGAGATGTTCCCCGAGAGAGTCCGAACCGCGGCCGGAGCCACCTTCGACCTGTCCCTCTCCGTGGCCCAGAAAATGTACAG GTTTTCGAGGGCGGCTCTGTGGATCGGGACCACCTCCTTCATGATCCTGGTTCTTCCTGTGGTCTTCGAGACTGAGAAATTGCAGATGGAACAACAGCAGCAACTGCAGCAACGTCAG ATCCTCCTAGGACCCAACACGGGGCTGTCGGGCGGGGTGCCTGGAGCCCTGCCGCCGCTGACAGGGAAGATCTGA
- the TOMM22 gene encoding mitochondrial import receptor subunit TOM22 homolog isoform X1, with translation MAAVVTAGSPLSPDEPVPKGGAEKAEEELEDDDDEEDDDDDDELDETIAERLWGLTEMFPERVRTAAGATFDLSLSVAQKMYRFSRAALWIGTTSFMILVLPVVFETEKLQMEQQQQLQQRQILLGPNTGLSGGVPGALPPLTGKI, from the exons atggccgCCGTCGTCACCGCCGGGTCCCCGCTGTCCCCGGACGAGCCGGTCCCCAAGGGCGGCGCCGAGAAGgccgaggaggagctggaggacgacgacgacgaggaggacgacgacgacgacgacgag TTAGATGAAACCATCGCAGAGAGGCTGTGGGGCCTGACCGAGATGTTCCCCGAGAGAGTCCGAACCGCGGCCGGAGCCACCTTCGACCTGTCCCTCTCCGTGGCCCAGAAAATGTACAG GTTTTCGAGGGCGGCTCTGTGGATCGGGACCACCTCCTTCATGATCCTGGTTCTTCCTGTGGTCTTCGAGACTGAGAAATTGCAGATGGAACAACAGCAGCAACTGCAGCAACGTCAG ATCCTCCTAGGACCCAACACGGGGCTGTCGGGCGGGGTGCCTGGAGCCCTGCCGCCGCTGACAGGGAAGATCTGA
- the JOSD1 gene encoding josephin-1 — MSCVPWKGDKTKSESLELPQPAVPRIYHEKQRRELCALHALNNVFQDGSAFTRETLQEIFQRLSPSTMVTPHKKSMLGNGNYDVNVIMAALQTKGYEAVWWDKRRDVNVIALSNVTGFIMNLPSSLCWGPLKLPLKRQHWICVREVGGAYYNLDSKLKLPEWIGGETELRKFLNHQLRGKNCELLLVVPEEVEAQQSWRADV; from the exons ATGAGTTGTGTGCCATGGAAAGGCGACAAGACCAAGTCGGAATCCTTGGAGCTGCCCCAGCCAGCGGTACCCCGGatctaccatgagaagcagcgccgAGAGTTGTGTGCCCTCCACGCACTGAACAACGTCTTCCAGGACGGCAGCGCCTTTACCCGGGAAACACTGCAAGAGATTTTCCAGAG GCTGTCTCCGAGCACCATGGTGACCCCCCACAAGAAGAGCATGCTGGGGAACGGGAACTATGACGTGAACGTCATCATGGCGGCACTTCAGACCAAAGGCTATGAGGCGGTCTGGTGGGACAAACGCAG gGATGTCAACGTCATCGCCCTCTCGAACGTCACGGGCTTCATCATGAACCTGCCGTCCAGCCTGTGCTGGGGCCCGCTGAAGCTCCCCCTCAAAAGGCAGCACTGGATCTGCGTCCGCGAGGTGGGAGGCGCTTACTACAACCTCGACTCTAAACTCAAGCTTCCTGAGTGGATCGGAGGCGAGACCGAGCTCAG GAAATTTTTGAATCACCAGCTGCGAGGAAAGAACTGTGAACTGCTGCTGGTGGTGCCGGAAGAGGTGGAGGCCCAGCAGAGCTGGAGGGCTGACGTGTGA